CAGCAAAACGACCAGGACCAAAACGGCAACGGCGACCACAATGCCAACGATTGCGGCCACATCgaggctgctgctgggcggttTGCTGGACGAACTGATGCGCACCTGGTAGTCCGTCAGTCCCAGTTCGTTGCTGGCCCTCAGGTTGTAGATTTTGGTGGTATCTTCCAGGGTCAGACCGGCAATGGCCAGTGTCACGTTGTACTCATCGTTGCCCAGATACTGCGGCTCATACGCCGAGTAGCGTCCATCGGTGCGTCCCTGCCCCACGATGGCTCCATCGATGGTCCACTCGATCTTGGGCTGCGGACTGGCACGGATGGTTATGTTCACAATGGCGGTGTGCTCGAGGTAGAGTCCGTACACGGCGGCGTCTGGCTGGTGGACGGGCGCATCTGGGGAGGGGTACAAGTTAGTATTAAAATCCACCagttaatttattcaaaactaCATAGGTTTCTAGCTTGGAATATAGGAAGTGTCCCGTTTAACCATGATATTATTAGACAACAATAATTCAAGATTTTACTTTTAAGGGGTTAAGCTTAAGCCTAATTAGTGCTCAGTTATGCTGGCACACTTACAGCGCACGTTGATGATGTAGGCAGCCTCCTGGGGCGGCACACTCTCGCGATCGGTTTGGTGGTGGGAGCGGCAGACCAGTTTCCGGTTGCTGTCCTCGGGCGACAGGTGCCACTGGATTTCCTGCACGGAGGTCGATAGCTCCACGTTGTCGTTGGTCGAGGAAATGACGTTCAGTTGAGTGGTGCGCTTGTTGGCCGGCATGTTGTCGATGTACCACGAGATGTTCGCCGGCGGACGACCATCGCGAACGCTGCACCGGGCCCTGAACTCAGTTCCCTCGTTGAAGTAGCCCTCGCGATTTGGCCGCGACAGCAGCTCGATGATGGGCTGCTGCGGACGCACTGAAAGGTGAGTAGATAACAATAATGTTAACATTTTGAAAAGCTACGTAAGCTAAGCTtacgaaaatgtataaaaatgttatgaaCTGCAGGTGATTTGGTTTCTGAATACTTACATGCCACGACCAGGTCGATGATGCCCGACAGCTCCTCTCCCTCGACGCCCAGACTGCACTTGACCTGGCCATTGTTGCTGGCCTTGACCCTCTCGATGCTGACGCCGCACTGTCCGGCCGTAAGACCCGCTCCGAAGTACGTGAATCCGGGGGTCTTGCTCCACTCCGGCGACAGGTTGAGGACCTTCTGCTCGCCGGGAATCTCGATGCGGCAGTAGTTGATGGATCTGCCGTAGCGGCAGAGCAGCTCAGTGCGATCGCCTTCGTTGAGGAGCGCTGTGTTGGGTTCCACGTTCACCTGGGCCCAGGTGAGTGCATCTGAAAGATAAGTGCAAACAAAAGAGGCGATTAGGTTGTGGCTGTTGTGCAATTCACTTAGGTATCttgtatctggtatctgggtATTCGGTATCGCATATTGCAAAGCATTGTCTTTCGCCAGAGGGGCAACAAAAAACGGCACGTTCCATGCAACACTCGACACGCTGTCCTAATGTCTCGGCAATCAGGCAAATGACTGTAGCATTTAGCGGGAGACACCTGCACGTTTGCATCTTTAAGATACGCATCGCATACTCAGAGATCgcagtttgtttttctatttgccattgCAAACAATGCGGCTGCATTTTCTCATTAAGTTTCAATTAAGTTATTCGTTCGTTCTTTTTTCTCGGTTTTGTTGGGAAATGTTTCCGCACTCCCATTGCCGCAGTTGAAAAAGTTTGGCGCAAAGTTCTACCAACTGCAGTTGCTTGCCATTCTTTTTAagcatttcccatttgccaATTAAGACATTTGAGCAATTTTCTAAGTCGAGCATTAAACGTTCCAGCAAAAGTGGAGCTCTTTgccttgtttgtttgcctggttgtttgtttgctcgaCTTTGGCCTTGTCGGTTAGGCGGGGCAAATATGTCGGTGGAGCCTAATTTCTAATGCAATTTTGACTCGGGATTATCCAGATTCTGCTAAAtgatttggttttaattttagttgGATTGTCTGCTTGGGTTTTGTGTTTCAGCTCAGGAAGGCAAACATATAAGCGGATTAAGACTAATTCTAGCTAGGATGTCAAAGAAATACTATAAAAGCCTAATTTAAAAAGATGATTTATGGTTCATATGGTTTTAGATTGACCTATTCTTTCAACGatgaattttaaacaaaagaaaattttcTAAGTGAAATATAGCTAGGTATCAAAATGTGTTCATAATGTTTTATTAGGCGTAATTAATCgcacaaaatgtttaaatttttaggAGTTCTTGGTATAAATGCCTTCGTGTATCGCCAGGCTACGATTTCTGAAATCGCCGACTAATTTCTGTAAATCAAAGAcgcaaaatttcaaattgtgGCAGAAATATGAGAGGTGGGGCATCGAAAACAGCTGCAGACTTGGAGCTGATGGGAACATGAGGTGAAAAAAGGAGGAGCTGTGAGGGGAACCTCAATACtgcagctggccaaaaatgaaTTGATTTCTCCGCTCGATCCCGTTGCCCATTTTGGCTTTTGGATGACGGATTGACTGACTGGCTTGCTGGTTGAGTGAAGTTTTGTTTGGTCAGCCGGAAACGTGCGGAAAATCAACAGCATTTGCATTCGACTTTAAAAATCGGGTCAGCCAGCTGGCCATGTAATTCGAAACTTTTCGACCGCCCCATGAGTTGTCGTTTAACTTTTGACAATTGAGTTGTGAGTGAATTTTTTGCCTGCTTCGCTTGCAGACTCCTTTTTGCTGCCTGTGATATTTTTATGAGACTCCCGCgctctttttgtttctgttttttcacACTGGAATTCGTAGACCCTATAAAACCACTTAGGGTTCTCAAAAGGGCTGCATGAAATGCCGGCGAGAAGTTTTGCTGCAGCTTGAATTTCCAGAGTCCAGAGTCCAGAGTCAGCAAAATCGGTTTCACACTTTCTCCCACAAATAAAAACGGGGATTGCAACAAACTGTGGCTCGAGTTTcgaaaaaactgcaaaatgtGGGGGAAACGTGGAAGTTGAAGTTGGACAATGTCACATTCACAGCTATGAAAACAAACGCCAGAACTCGAGACGTTGCATCGAATAGAGATGAGCGCGTGATAAAACACCGATTGTATACAAATGGagaattttatttggaaaaatacACTTTATTGCGTGCTCTTTTTCTTCTTAATCTTGCGAGATCAAAACATTCTGTTTTCAAGTTCAAGCATAATGGTATCTTTGTTAAGAAGGTATATTTACAAGACAAGCACATTTCTGATGGCTATTTTCATTGGGTACACTCTTCACGCTTTCCCCTCCATCATCGACATATGCTACGTATCCATGAGTATATTCACAGCACAAATCTATTTTTTATCCACTCCCCCTGCTggtgatatttatttatttagctttttttCGCAGGCGAAAATTTCAGCGGACCATCGTCGTCCTCTGGGTTGGATTTACAGATCCCGACTGTATTCTCCTCCTCCGTCGGTCCCCATGTTTTATTTGATGCCATGTCTGCAGTTTTCACAGGAACGTTTGTCCAGTTCAGTGGTCTGGCCTCAGCGGAAACGTTGGCCCAActttaagtgattttttttgtatggttttgcaacacacacatgtgtgtggcCATAGAaatcacttcacttcacttttcCCCTCTATAAATTGTACAaatagatttaatttaatgcccTCACTCTTCCCAATAAAAATCAACTTCGGTCTGTGAGTCCATATCGATGCTTCGTCTCCCTGTTGTGGCTTTTGTTTCCTATTTTTCGGCCACGTTAGCGTCTTTTGCTTGGAACGTGATTTTTACTTGAATTTTGTGTTCGGGTACTTTGGTTTTTCAACTACAGTTTTAGTTGGGTGTTTTCGAAGCTTTTCCTGCGTACAGTGGAATGAATAAAGAATACCATTTTACAATATGATATTTATCACTTTGTTTTAATTGGTTTACTTCACCTATAACATGTGGAATtcctttaaaatgtatattcttTACTAAAACACTATATCAGTTCACAAGCACAATATtcgatttttaaaaaaatattaggCTTTCTTTCATTTGATGGTTCAACTATTAACACCcctaataaatgttttttgttaattaatacACCTTCGTGTGTCTTTCCTTTATCCCACTGCTGAGTTCAACATCAAGTTTCAAAGAGAGTGAGAAAGGCAAATCGGGCACACAAGTCTGGGATGGTGGCTACCACAAATTGGTATGCAATTTCAGCAGTataaaaggaaaatcaaatgCTGTATGCAAGAGTACGTATATATTTGGGTGTGCAATCTGTGAGCTTATCAACCAGACCATTATATATCGCTTGGCTggtaattttcaatttatcaGCATCGATTTATCAGCTTTTGTGATACCCAGCTACCTGCATTCGGGCAATTgcagagcaacaaaaaatataattattaccGATTTATGGCTGGCTTTCCATCCGACCACTGACAGCGAGTCTTGAACTCAAAGTCAATGGGAGGTAAGCAACGAGAGTTCAGCGCAGACATGTTATTGTTAACTtctggcttttccttttttcggcCAATATTAtcgcgtgtgtgtgcaatTTCTTGTTACCTTAACGGGTCGGTTTTTTCCGGCGTTTCGTGGCTATTAATAATGATTGGTTGTTACATCAAATTGCCGTGTCGCggccttttacttttttcttgaccaattttctatttattattGGGATTATTTATGGCCTTTATCAATCATGTTTTatgtacaaatttattaagtttttcGGCAGTTTTCCTTGCTTCTTGACTAATGCAAAAGTGTAAAAGCGTTGAGCACCAACTGGAAATAAGGTTGTTGGAGTTGAAAGGAAAGTCAGAGCGGTTTATTTGGGGGAAAGTGAACGT
This sequence is a window from Drosophila teissieri strain GT53w chromosome 2R, Prin_Dtei_1.1, whole genome shotgun sequence. Protein-coding genes within it:
- the LOC122614985 gene encoding fasciclin-3 isoform X2, with product MSRIVFICLAAILTDALTWAQVNVEPNTALLNEGDRTELLCRYGRSINYCRIEIPGEQKVLNLSPEWSKTPGFTYFGAGLTAGQCGVSIERVKASNNGQVKCSLGVEGEELSGIIDLVVALRPQQPIIELLSRPNREGYFNEGTEFRARCSVRDGRPPANISWYIDNMPANKRTTQLNVISSTNDNVELSTSVQEIQWHLSPEDSNRKLVCRSHHQTDRESVPPQEAAYIINVRYAPVHQPDAAVYGLYLEHTAIVNITIRASPQPKIEWTIDGAIVGQGRTDGRYSAYEPQYLGNDEYNVTLAIAGLTLEDTTKIYNLRASNELGLTDYQVRISSSSKPPSSSLDVAAIVGIVVAVAVLVLVVLLIVFARATGRWCFGGKSIKTPTNETSDTESADIKATSTATATTTMGGVGVSAEGEETVNEQESPQEQQQQQQQKKAKRLPAFAAAILRRFNEKDSRKYKDNQESLNIVEGSVQEIPATHNAIDGNDNEPKQDKQLVYAELVLKPANEATTATTPAPTTAAGAAAAATTTPEGPGVGVKSSTEYAEIVYVQKGGEGKK
- the LOC122614985 gene encoding fasciclin-3 isoform X4, translating into MSRIVFICLAAILTDALTWAQVNVEPNTALLNEGDRTELLCRYGRSINYCRIEIPGEQKVLNLSPEWSKTPGFTYFGAGLTAGQCGVSIERVKASNNGQVKCSLGVEGEELSGIIDLVVALRPQQPIIELLSRPNREGYFNEGTEFRARCSVRDGRPPANISWYIDNMPANKRTTQLNVISSTNDNVELSTSVQEIQWHLSPEDSNRKLVCRSHHQTDRESVPPQEAAYIINVRYAPVHQPDAAVYGLYLEHTAIVNITIRASPQPKIEWTIDGAIVGQGRTDGRYSAYEPQYLGNDEYNVTLAIAGLTLEDTTKIYNLRASNELGLTDYQVRISSSSKPPSSSLDVAAIVGIVVAVAVLVLVVLLIVFARATGRWCFGGKSIKTPTNETKTNNSSMLNLY
- the LOC122614985 gene encoding fasciclin-3 isoform X1, giving the protein MSRIVFICLAAILTDALTWAQVNVEPNTALLNEGDRTELLCRYGRSINYCRIEIPGEQKVLNLSPEWSKTPGFTYFGAGLTAGQCGVSIERVKASNNGQVKCSLGVEGEELSGIIDLVVALRPQQPIIELLSRPNREGYFNEGTEFRARCSVRDGRPPANISWYIDNMPANKRTTQLNVISSTNDNVELSTSVQEIQWHLSPEDSNRKLVCRSHHQTDRESVPPQEAAYIINVRYAPVHQPDAAVYGLYLEHTAIVNITIRASPQPKIEWTIDGAIVGQGRTDGRYSAYEPQYLGNDEYNVTLAIAGLTLEDTTKIYNLRASNELGLTDYQVRISSSSKPPSSSLDVAAIVGIVVAVAVLVLVVLLIVFARATGRWCFGGKSIKTPTNETLIDKQLELGTQQNHGQNVALLETPNGITLLGASKLREVNGNGQQDRLSVERRHHDEDDSFEYGTDRESSVYNPTTRPLKSILMSQAAGRNSRSSASDKEDGNENADLLQKGNQLGIPESRFSRWLPKDQRALIEKQAMLLSGRGKSPAPATPPKPQRPQVGGTHTTNSTTTTTTPTTTPTTPKLPQETEI
- the LOC122614985 gene encoding fasciclin-3 isoform X3; protein product: MSRIVFICLAAILTDALTWAQVNVEPNTALLNEGDRTELLCRYGRSINYCRIEIPGEQKVLNLSPEWSKTPGFTYFGAGLTAGQCGVSIERVKASNNGQVKCSLGVEGEELSGIIDLVVALRPQQPIIELLSRPNREGYFNEGTEFRARCSVRDGRPPANISWYIDNMPANKRTTQLNVISSTNDNVELSTSVQEIQWHLSPEDSNRKLVCRSHHQTDRESVPPQEAAYIINVRYAPVHQPDAAVYGLYLEHTAIVNITIRASPQPKIEWTIDGAIVGQGRTDGRYSAYEPQYLGNDEYNVTLAIAGLTLEDTTKIYNLRASNELGLTDYQVRISSSSKPPSSSLDVAAIVGIVVAVAVLVLVVLLIVFARATGRWCFGGATLNTDIGPDSEAQIHPEFNDDEELDGRDNGDEHIDTTQQSEEATPPVTDKLEAQKKADLKKSAAATAAAVIAAGNGSQHNLNGIEAPKPPNTSV